A part of Aegilops tauschii subsp. strangulata cultivar AL8/78 chromosome 2, Aet v6.0, whole genome shotgun sequence genomic DNA contains:
- the LOC120974708 gene encoding uncharacterized protein, translating to MADDELTDMMYDMEFGELMKDWIEDWSDDENSDRGDRSENGNVLEDLNENNEHDDGEENNSEISNEDYISQLISECHNAYDYYGESDAETGLDVESLAAPDSGESQSSVIMSEVCM from the exons ATGGCGGACGATGAGTTAACTGATATGATGTATGACATGGAGTTTGGAGAACTGATGAAAGACTGGATAGAAGATTGGTCAGATGATGAAAATTCAGATCGTGGAGATAGGTCAGAGAATGGGAACGTATTGGAAGATCTTAAT GAAAACAATGAGCATGATGATGGTGAGGAAAACAACTCGGAGATCTCGAATGAAGATTACATTAGTCAG CTCATTTCCGAATGTCATAATGCGTACGACTATTACGGTGAATCCGACGCGGAGACAGGCCTTGATGTCGAATCATTAGCTGCACCTGATTCTGGGGAGTCACAATCGTCGGTCATCATGAGTGAGGTATGTATGTAA